Proteins found in one Mytilus edulis chromosome 2, xbMytEdul2.2, whole genome shotgun sequence genomic segment:
- the LOC139512039 gene encoding LOW QUALITY PROTEIN: ureidoglycolate lyase-like (The sequence of the model RefSeq protein was modified relative to this genomic sequence to represent the inferred CDS: deleted 2 bases in 1 codon; substituted 1 base at 1 genomic stop codon) has translation MERSLQILKKKRLKLLHGQLVVSESYIPALGHXAEQEAANLFVNGRVTPAKQLTKVLDTVFITGRLPNGVQTQNRSHLLVREANYHPDGGQVFFPRDKDPFIALLALPGDDVKPEDFVAFYFDGSFGIQMYTNIWHQAVIPINDRSVFLTKQAASYACVDVDTIDEFGKYLSVPLKL, from the exons ATGGAACGCTCGTTacagattttgaaaaagaaaaggtTGAAATTGCTCCATGGCCAGTTAGTGGTAAGCGAAAGTTACATCCCGGCACTGGGTCACTAGGCGGAACAAGAAGCGGCGAATTTATTTGTAAATGGGAGGGTGACGCCTGCCAAGCAATTAACAAAGGTGTTG GATACTGTATTTATCACCGGTCGGTTGCCAAATGGTGTCCAAACTCAGAACCGTTCGCATCTTCTGGTTCGGGAAGCAAATTACCATCCAGATGGAGGTCAGGTGTTTTTCCCACGTGATAAAGACCCATTCATCGCCTTGTTGGCACTTCCTGGTGATGATGTTAAGCCAGAGGATTTTGTTGCATTTTATTTTGACGGATCATTTggaatacaaatgtatacaaataTTTGGCATCAAGCTGTTATTCCAATAAATGACCGATCTGTATTTCTAACAAAACAAGCTGCTAGTTACGCATGCGTTGATGTAGATACAATTGATGAATTTGGGAAATATTTGTCAGTTCCACTGAAATTGTAG